In the genome of Actinomycetes bacterium, one region contains:
- a CDS encoding cytochrome c biogenesis CcdA family protein, translated as MLNIDAGSSLYIVLAVVFSSGFISGLSPCTLPTVVFVTAYVGGARVESKKRGFILSLFFILGIALMLSLLGVFAGLIGGIISNATVLNFIIAGVLLIMGLWLLKVININFNWSFSKINPKKGSGMLGALLLGIPFGIGASPCTMPVTLSVLAFSSLKGSAVYGMLLMFVFALGRSIPLLVAGTFTGILKDLSFISKYQHIIEKVSGAILIGLAGYFIWQALL; from the coding sequence ATGCTTAATATCGATGCCGGCAGCAGCCTGTATATAGTACTGGCGGTAGTTTTTTCCAGTGGCTTTATAAGCGGGCTCAGCCCCTGTACATTGCCTACCGTTGTATTTGTCACTGCTTATGTGGGAGGAGCCAGGGTTGAAAGTAAAAAGAGAGGCTTTATCCTCTCTCTTTTTTTTATACTGGGCATAGCTTTAATGCTTTCCCTGCTGGGGGTGTTTGCCGGCCTTATCGGGGGTATTATAAGTAATGCTACGGTGCTAAACTTTATAATAGCCGGGGTGCTCCTGATTATGGGACTATGGCTGCTTAAAGTTATAAATATTAATTTTAACTGGAGCTTTTCAAAGATTAACCCTAAAAAAGGAAGCGGTATGCTGGGAGCATTGCTTTTAGGCATTCCTTTCGGTATAGGTGCTTCTCCCTGCACTATGCCGGTGACTCTGTCTGTACTGGCTTTTTCTTCACTTAAGGGAAGCGCAGTATATGGTATGCTGCTTATGTTTGTTTTTGCCCTGGGAAGAAGTATCCCCCTGTTGGTAGCAGGGACTTTTACCGGAATATTGAAGGATCTGTCTTTTATCTCCAAATATCAGCATATTATAGAGAAGGTTTCAGGGGCAATATTGATTGGCCTGGCCGGCTATTTTATATGGCAGGCCTTATTATAG
- a CDS encoding permease: MEIFIEAVTSGWQALLEYLSAHVLTCLVPAFFIAGAIAVFISKGAVLKYFGSKAKKWISYSVASVSGAILAVCSCTILPLFAGIRKRGAGLGPAIAFLYSGPAINILAIVYTARLLGYDLGIARGIGAIIFSVVIGLLMSVIWARDERRFQDNGNFVAAAGGDDHPKPRYIGIIFFLSLLGILVFGAAQMWIYAGVSLAVLIVILIIGFKRNEIKDWLKETGKLAWQIIPILLAGVFIAGVIKYFLPQSIVETWVGGNSLRSNFLASIFGALMYFSTLTEVPIIRALMDLGMGKGPALTLLLAGPSLSLPNMIVIGRVMGAKKTLTYVLLVITMSTFVGMLFGHLFG, encoded by the coding sequence ATGGAAATTTTTATTGAAGCGGTAACCAGCGGCTGGCAGGCTTTACTGGAATATTTATCCGCCCATGTGTTAACTTGTCTTGTTCCAGCATTTTTTATTGCTGGAGCTATTGCGGTTTTTATATCTAAAGGGGCAGTTCTAAAGTATTTTGGATCCAAGGCCAAAAAATGGATATCCTATAGCGTGGCGTCGGTTTCCGGAGCCATACTTGCGGTTTGCTCCTGCACCATACTTCCCCTTTTTGCAGGCATAAGGAAGAGGGGGGCGGGCCTGGGACCGGCAATAGCCTTCCTTTATTCCGGACCGGCTATAAATATACTGGCTATAGTGTATACAGCCAGGCTCCTGGGATACGATCTGGGTATAGCCAGGGGGATAGGAGCTATAATCTTTTCAGTGGTTATAGGCTTGCTGATGTCGGTTATCTGGGCCAGGGATGAAAGAAGGTTTCAGGATAATGGCAATTTTGTAGCTGCTGCCGGAGGCGATGATCACCCCAAACCCAGGTATATAGGTATAATATTTTTCCTGTCCCTGTTGGGTATCCTAGTTTTTGGCGCCGCCCAGATGTGGATATATGCTGGCGTCTCCCTGGCGGTGTTAATAGTTATACTGATAATAGGTTTTAAAAGAAATGAGATTAAGGACTGGCTAAAGGAGACCGGCAAGCTTGCCTGGCAGATTATCCCCATACTTTTAGCCGGGGTGTTTATTGCCGGGGTAATAAAATACTTTTTACCCCAAAGCATAGTGGAGACCTGGGTTGGGGGCAATAGCTTAAGGTCCAACTTTTTAGCTTCCATATTTGGGGCCCTGATGTATTTTTCAACGCTGACCGAGGTTCCTATTATAAGGGCTTTGATGGATCTGGGCATGGGTAAGGGTCCGGCATTAACCCTCCTACTGGCAGGGCCATCCCTTTCTCTGCCTAATATGATAGTTATTGGCCGGGTTATGGGGGCCAAAAAGACGCTCACCTATGTGCTGCTGGTAATTACCATGTCTACTTTTGTAGGCATGCTTTTCGGACATTTATTTGGGTAA
- a CDS encoding PadR family transcriptional regulator: MCKYDSKCLCHGGKMGRLLTPAILLLLAEEASHGYELADRYQKLGLTEADSDVGAIYRTLKSLEKERFVKFSWETRSQGPAKKVYHITPEGRNLLNDWAKEISFRREKLDRFLDRVKKLAPDLKN, encoded by the coding sequence ATGTGCAAATATGACAGCAAGTGTTTATGCCACGGTGGCAAAATGGGCCGGCTGCTTACCCCGGCCATACTTCTGCTGCTGGCCGAAGAGGCTTCTCATGGTTATGAGCTGGCAGACAGGTACCAGAAGCTGGGATTGACCGAAGCCGATAGCGATGTTGGTGCCATATACCGTACCCTTAAATCGCTGGAAAAAGAAAGGTTTGTAAAATTTAGCTGGGAAACCCGCAGCCAGGGTCCGGCAAAAAAGGTATATCATATTACCCCTGAGGGCAGAAATCTTTTAAATGACTGGGCTAAAGAGATAAGTTTTAGAAGAGAGAAGCTTGACCGTTTTTTGGACCGGGTGAAAAAGCTTGCACCGGATCTGAAGAATTGA
- a CDS encoding thioredoxin family protein, with amino-acid sequence MKIQILGTGCPKCKKTEQNAMEALANLNIEAEVEKVTDINQIVDFGVMTTPALAIDGEVKFSGKIPSVQEIEGILKK; translated from the coding sequence ATGAAAATACAGATTCTTGGAACGGGCTGTCCCAAGTGTAAGAAAACAGAACAGAATGCCATGGAGGCTCTTGCCAATTTAAATATTGAGGCAGAGGTAGAAAAGGTAACTGATATAAACCAGATAGTAGATTTTGGGGTAATGACTACCCCTGCTCTGGCTATAGATGGTGAGGTAAAGTTTTCAGGAAAAATTCCTTCAGTTCAGGAAATTGAAGGCATATTAAAGAAATAA
- a CDS encoding TIGR04190 family B12-binding domain/radical SAM domain protein: MKADLVLVHAPSVYDFRKKTIMYGPMSDLVPSTPIFEMYPIGFLTMANYLSRKGIRVRIVNLAYRMQEAPGFDAEKFISRLKANAFGLDLHWLAHAQGSLEVAKLIKKYHPDAPVIFGGFSASYYHRELINFNQVDYVLRGDSTEIPLATLMQTIKSGDYSGLGHIPNLVYKKDGRVEANPLTCISPDLEEIDFDYSIMFDMALRYLDFKSLMPFSDWLRYPITTIPVVRGCYMDCSGCGGSASAFRVFAERSRPAFRSPERLVAEIKNIGKYINAPVFILGDINQNGPDYVQEFFRHARSLPRDLQVFFEFFQPPRREFFDQVHKIFKNVLYEISPDSHDPSIREKMGKPHFSNEQLIESISYALDRGAVRFDLYFMTGIAGQDRQSILDTVGFCEDIYDRLGWDSRFMPFISPMAPFMDPGSRTFEQPEKFGYRLTRKTLAQHIEAITQPSWKYILNYESKYISRDLLVQSTYEAALGLNRLKGRAGSISRQVMEDNQNRIMQATETMKKIDYAMGIEDKLKQQQLLQRLKQETDKYSMSTVCEKKELEFPLFNRSFNWFRIIKRALFKK; this comes from the coding sequence ATGAAGGCGGATTTAGTTTTGGTTCATGCACCCAGCGTGTATGATTTTAGAAAGAAAACCATAATGTATGGGCCCATGAGTGATCTAGTGCCCAGCACCCCTATTTTTGAGATGTACCCCATTGGATTTTTAACCATGGCCAATTATTTGAGCCGGAAAGGTATAAGGGTTAGGATTGTAAACCTGGCTTACCGGATGCAGGAAGCTCCCGGTTTTGATGCGGAGAAATTTATAAGCAGGTTAAAAGCGAATGCTTTTGGCCTGGACCTTCACTGGCTTGCTCATGCCCAGGGTTCACTGGAAGTGGCCAAACTGATTAAAAAATACCACCCTGATGCCCCGGTTATATTCGGTGGATTTTCAGCCTCTTACTATCACCGGGAACTGATAAATTTTAACCAGGTGGATTATGTGCTGAGGGGTGATTCTACCGAAATTCCTCTGGCCACATTAATGCAAACCATAAAAAGCGGGGATTATTCCGGGCTCGGCCATATACCCAATCTGGTTTACAAGAAAGATGGACGGGTAGAGGCAAATCCTTTGACCTGCATATCCCCGGATTTAGAAGAGATAGATTTTGATTACAGTATTATGTTTGATATGGCTTTAAGGTACCTGGATTTTAAAAGCCTTATGCCCTTTTCTGACTGGCTCCGCTATCCCATAACTACCATTCCTGTAGTCAGGGGCTGCTATATGGATTGTTCCGGTTGCGGGGGTTCGGCCAGCGCCTTCAGGGTTTTTGCAGAACGCAGCCGTCCTGCTTTCAGGTCTCCTGAAAGGCTGGTGGCAGAGATAAAAAACATAGGCAAATATATTAATGCCCCTGTTTTTATATTGGGGGATATAAATCAGAACGGACCGGACTATGTTCAGGAATTTTTCAGACATGCCCGCAGCCTTCCCCGGGATTTACAGGTCTTCTTTGAATTTTTCCAGCCTCCCCGCAGGGAGTTTTTTGACCAGGTCCATAAGATTTTTAAAAATGTCCTGTACGAGATAAGTCCTGACAGCCATGACCCATCTATAAGGGAAAAAATGGGTAAGCCGCATTTTTCCAATGAACAGCTTATAGAATCCATAAGCTATGCCCTGGACAGGGGAGCAGTAAGGTTTGACCTTTATTTTATGACCGGGATTGCCGGGCAGGATCGCCAGTCCATACTGGACACGGTTGGTTTCTGTGAGGATATCTATGACCGGCTGGGCTGGGACAGCAGATTTATGCCCTTTATTTCACCCATGGCTCCGTTTATGGATCCGGGAAGCAGGACCTTTGAGCAACCTGAAAAATTTGGATACCGGCTTACCAGAAAGACACTGGCCCAGCATATAGAGGCTATAACCCAGCCTTCCTGGAAATATATTTTAAATTATGAAAGCAAATACATCAGCAGGGACCTTCTGGTACAGTCTACCTATGAGGCTGCCCTGGGGTTGAACCGGCTCAAGGGCAGGGCCGGCTCTATTAGCCGGCAGGTAATGGAGGATAACCAGAACCGGATAATGCAGGCTACCGAAACCATGAAGAAAATTGATTATGCCATGGGTATAGAGGATAAGCTCAAACAGCAACAGCTTCTTCAAAGACTGAAGCAGGAAACCGATAAATACAGCATGTCCACGGTATGTGAAAAAAAAGAGCTGGAATTTCCGTTGTTTAACCGCAGCTTTAATTGGTTTAGAATAATAAAACGGGCATTATTTAAAAAATAG
- a CDS encoding universal stress protein, with amino-acid sequence MLFERVLVSIDFSQQSKLLLNCVDEFKNYGMKEMILAHIVDIRSAGGNASNLISPNEEKLNKMKQDLKKEGIEVEVVVRIGFPAEELSNISREENASLILAGSHGGGFIKSLFLGSTAFDLLRITDTPLLIERFQQDKGELKPYCRLKFPQVLIATDFSECSIKLLDAVGENRGIFSQIHLLHVIESAPNKDKLEKMKEDARSLLEKIKAGVDGRIEVFTHVQVGDAAKKIIAVAQKEEVNLIMLSKKGHGGAREMLLGSTAQAVASGSVKNAVLVFPC; translated from the coding sequence ATGCTGTTCGAAAGAGTATTGGTTTCCATAGATTTTTCACAACAGTCAAAACTACTGTTGAATTGTGTTGATGAATTCAAAAACTATGGCATGAAAGAGATGATACTTGCCCACATTGTAGATATAAGGTCAGCGGGTGGAAATGCTTCTAACTTGATTTCTCCTAATGAGGAAAAATTGAATAAGATGAAACAAGATTTAAAAAAAGAGGGAATTGAAGTAGAAGTGGTGGTAAGGATCGGGTTTCCTGCAGAAGAATTAAGTAATATTTCCAGAGAAGAAAATGCCTCATTGATATTGGCGGGTTCTCATGGCGGAGGCTTTATCAAAAGCTTATTTCTGGGGAGTACTGCTTTTGATCTGTTAAGAATAACCGATACCCCTTTACTCATAGAAAGGTTTCAGCAGGATAAAGGGGAACTAAAACCCTACTGCCGTCTGAAGTTTCCCCAGGTGTTAATAGCTACCGATTTCTCAGAATGCTCTATAAAACTACTGGATGCAGTGGGTGAGAATAGGGGGATCTTTAGCCAGATCCATTTACTGCATGTAATTGAGAGTGCTCCCAATAAAGATAAGTTGGAGAAAATGAAAGAAGATGCCCGCAGCCTGTTGGAAAAAATTAAGGCGGGTGTAGACGGGAGGATAGAAGTATTTACCCATGTACAAGTGGGGGATGCAGCTAAAAAGATAATAGCGGTAGCCCAAAAAGAAGAAGTTAATTTAATAATGTTATCCAAAAAGGGACATGGCGGAGCCAGAGAGATGCTTCTGGGGAGTACTGCTCAGGCTGTAGCTTCAGGTTCCGTTAAAAATGCGGTGCTGGTATTTCCATGTTGA
- a CDS encoding permease, producing the protein MIINAIAIGWLIFSVLKSKEKTKKSLKIAVKTFAKILPLIIIIIVFIGFLLGFFPADLISNIIGERAGFWGIMITAVLGSILFIPALISFPLAASLLDGGASVMSVAAFITTLTMVGITTLPLELREMGKKMTILRNVLSFLFAVAIAVIMGVIL; encoded by the coding sequence ATAATAATTAATGCCATAGCTATAGGCTGGCTTATATTTTCGGTGCTAAAAAGCAAAGAAAAGACCAAGAAATCACTGAAAATTGCTGTAAAAACCTTCGCCAAGATACTTCCGCTAATAATTATAATTATAGTATTTATAGGTTTTCTTTTAGGATTCTTTCCCGCTGACCTGATATCCAATATTATAGGTGAGCGGGCCGGTTTCTGGGGAATAATGATTACTGCAGTTCTGGGTTCCATCCTGTTTATCCCCGCCCTTATATCATTTCCACTGGCAGCTTCGCTTTTGGACGGAGGGGCTTCAGTTATGTCGGTTGCTGCTTTTATTACTACTCTTACCATGGTGGGAATAACAACACTGCCCCTGGAGCTCAGGGAAATGGGAAAAAAGATGACTATTTTAAGGAATGTACTTAGCTTTCTGTTTGCGGTAGCCATTGCCGTGATTATGGGGGTAATATTATGA
- a CDS encoding AEC family transporter: MKNIVGLVLEVLSITVPIFVVILIGFFLRRKKIIGDTAVSGLNRLAYNVGLPALIIISIIKYNLSEIFNFRIIVTIYSAYFAFLLVIMAVASFIKAPRKTKGALMVSSYRCNMAFIGFPIIISAYGNLALAKASLIVVFLTPINIITSVLIFKLFNRGEERIKVKKLIVDLLLDPLILSAAAGILISSIGINIPAPVNSVLDILSSMSIGIALLAIGASFRFFHIKSNIRALAFVSLAKLIIMPAIALFFAMVVFKLAPVDRNIIVVQFSMPLAVIAYVMAKQYHSDYDMVSSSLIITTILSSVTISGWLLLLKLF; this comes from the coding sequence ATGAAGAATATTGTAGGCCTGGTGCTGGAAGTACTGAGTATTACGGTTCCCATATTTGTGGTAATACTTATAGGCTTTTTTCTGAGGCGCAAAAAGATTATCGGAGACACGGCAGTAAGTGGACTGAACCGCCTGGCCTATAATGTGGGCCTGCCGGCGCTGATAATTATCAGTATCATAAAGTATAATCTTTCGGAGATTTTTAATTTCAGGATAATTGTTACCATATACAGTGCTTATTTTGCTTTCCTGCTGGTTATAATGGCGGTGGCCAGCTTTATAAAAGCCCCCAGGAAGACCAAGGGCGCCCTTATGGTTTCTTCTTACCGCTGCAATATGGCTTTTATCGGTTTTCCCATCATTATTTCTGCTTATGGCAACCTGGCCCTGGCCAAAGCCAGCCTTATAGTGGTGTTTTTAACCCCCATAAACATAATTACCAGCGTACTGATATTTAAACTTTTTAATCGGGGAGAGGAAAGGATAAAGGTAAAGAAACTTATTGTGGACCTGCTTTTAGATCCCCTGATTCTGTCAGCGGCAGCAGGCATTTTGATTTCCTCTATCGGTATAAATATCCCTGCGCCGGTAAACAGTGTCCTGGACATACTTTCCTCCATGTCCATAGGTATTGCTTTGCTGGCCATAGGGGCTTCTTTCAGGTTTTTTCATATCAAAAGCAATATCAGGGCCCTGGCATTTGTGAGTCTGGCCAAGCTGATAATCATGCCGGCCATAGCTCTGTTTTTTGCCATGGTGGTGTTTAAGCTGGCACCGGTGGACAGGAACATCATAGTAGTGCAGTTTTCAATGCCCCTGGCAGTTATCGCCTATGTTATGGCCAAGCAGTATCATTCTGATTATGATATGGTTTCTTCTTCCCTGATAATTACTACCATACTGTCTTCGGTAACCATATCCGGCTGGCTGCTGCTTCTAAAACTGTTTTAA
- a CDS encoding permease — protein sequence MKDINQAKKSKNNRRKDIMAMAVVLIAAAIVLFIFPQKAVPVLTVSKNYLLELILVLPAVMIIIGLFSVWIPDRMVVKYMGYASGTKGIVLSLALGMLPTGPLYIAFPMAAALLNKGAKRSNIIIFISAWACIKLPQELIEIQFLGLKFTLLRLGLTIVFVIIMGIIIEKLIELTDKKDIKVEGKK from the coding sequence ATGAAAGATATAAACCAGGCCAAAAAAAGTAAAAATAATAGGCGCAAGGATATCATGGCTATGGCTGTAGTTCTGATAGCAGCAGCTATTGTACTGTTTATATTCCCCCAGAAGGCTGTCCCGGTACTTACCGTGTCTAAAAATTACCTGTTAGAGCTGATACTGGTACTGCCTGCAGTTATGATTATAATAGGGCTGTTTTCGGTCTGGATTCCGGATCGGATGGTAGTAAAATATATGGGATATGCCTCCGGTACCAAAGGTATTGTTTTATCCCTGGCCCTGGGCATGTTGCCTACCGGCCCTTTGTATATCGCTTTTCCCATGGCAGCCGCACTGCTTAACAAGGGTGCCAAAAGATCCAATATAATCATCTTTATATCCGCCTGGGCCTGCATAAAGTTACCCCAGGAACTTATAGAGATACAGTTTTTAGGATTAAAATTTACCCTGTTGAGGCTTGGTTTAACCATAGTTTTTGTAATAATAATGGGTATAATAATTGAAAAACTGATTGAGCTTACCGATAAAAAAGATATAAAGGTAGAGGGGAAAAAATAA
- a CDS encoding polyprenyl synthetase family protein, with amino-acid sequence MLSKFKVSGFLAHGLQQLEQYLHDFTQGLDGVLKQGVTNTLLAGGKRIRPALFLICAKNSNYNLEYLLPAAASIEIIHTASLIHDDIIDRSALRRGKQTIQSLYNNDTAKYVGNYLFTHTFSLLNTYNRPEILKHMCLAAEHLVRGEFDQLKKNKNLDQGEKYYFQMINEKTSSLFKVSCVLGGLLSNSGPREIKGLARFGKLLGIAFQINDDLLDIDIGESQDIGKPVGNDLRQGNLTLPVIYALKNKEFKKTASQILENKPLTEQNIEKILKMIDSTRAADIARAKFENYIREARRAVTYIGGEERKQNLLKVLDYFKS; translated from the coding sequence ATGTTAAGCAAATTCAAGGTATCCGGATTTTTAGCCCATGGACTCCAGCAGCTAGAGCAATACCTGCATGATTTTACCCAGGGGCTGGACGGGGTACTGAAACAGGGGGTTACCAATACCCTGCTTGCCGGGGGTAAAAGAATAAGGCCGGCCCTGTTTCTGATATGTGCCAAAAACAGCAATTACAATCTGGAATACCTTCTTCCGGCCGCTGCTTCTATAGAAATCATCCATACCGCATCGCTGATACATGATGATATAATTGACCGTTCTGCCCTCAGGAGGGGAAAACAGACCATACAGAGCCTGTATAACAATGATACTGCCAAGTATGTGGGTAATTATCTGTTTACCCACACTTTTTCTTTGCTAAACACTTATAACCGGCCGGAAATCTTAAAGCATATGTGCTTGGCAGCCGAGCACCTGGTGAGGGGGGAATTTGACCAGCTTAAGAAGAATAAGAATCTGGATCAGGGGGAGAAGTATTACTTTCAAATGATAAATGAAAAAACTTCTTCTTTGTTTAAGGTCAGCTGTGTGCTGGGGGGCCTGCTGTCTAATTCTGGACCCAGGGAGATTAAAGGACTGGCAAGATTTGGCAAACTTTTAGGCATTGCTTTTCAGATAAATGATGATTTACTGGATATTGATATCGGGGAGAGCCAGGATATCGGCAAACCAGTTGGAAATGATCTGCGGCAGGGAAATCTTACCCTGCCGGTAATTTATGCTTTAAAGAATAAGGAATTTAAAAAAACAGCTTCACAGATTCTTGAAAATAAGCCCTTAACTGAACAGAATATAGAGAAGATACTAAAGATGATAGATAGTACCCGGGCTGCGGATATCGCCAGAGCTAAATTTGAAAACTATATAAGGGAAGCCAGAAGGGCAGTCACTTATATAGGGGGCGAGGAGAGAAAGCAAAATTTGTTAAAAGTATTGGATTATTTTAAATCATGA
- a CDS encoding arsenate reductase ArsC, whose protein sequence is METKKILVLCTGNSCRSQMAEGFFKKYLPRWQVESAGISPTRVNPVAIEVMAEQGIDISGQRSKGVEEFLGQAFDYIITVCDHAREVCPSFPGKGKYIHWSLKDPDRGYGSPEQRAEEFRKVRDEIENRIRQFVKEERT, encoded by the coding sequence GTGGAAACCAAAAAAATCCTGGTGCTTTGCACTGGAAACTCCTGCAGGAGCCAGATGGCTGAAGGATTTTTTAAAAAATACCTGCCCCGGTGGCAGGTAGAGAGTGCAGGTATAAGTCCTACCCGGGTAAATCCGGTAGCAATTGAGGTTATGGCCGAACAGGGAATTGACATATCTGGGCAGCGATCCAAGGGAGTAGAGGAATTCTTAGGACAGGCTTTTGATTATATTATAACTGTATGTGACCATGCCAGGGAAGTATGTCCCAGCTTTCCGGGAAAGGGAAAATACATCCACTGGAGCTTAAAGGATCCGGACAGAGGATACGGCAGCCCGGAGCAAAGGGCAGAGGAATTTAGAAAAGTAAGAGATGAGATTGAAAACAGGATAAGACAATTTGTCAAAGAGGAGAGAACCTGA
- a CDS encoding metalloregulator ArsR/SmtB family transcription factor has protein sequence MDKLKNITKLLKAMADEGRLRIVLLLVARKNLCVCEIKEIIGLSQPTISSHLKVLQNAGILESSKDGLWVNYRLAQDMDKNARQIIERIYGSVKEDAAVRQDIKKITEVDRHKICKG, from the coding sequence ATGGATAAACTAAAAAACATAACTAAGTTACTGAAAGCTATGGCTGATGAGGGCAGGCTAAGAATTGTCCTGCTGTTGGTGGCCAGGAAGAATTTGTGCGTTTGTGAAATTAAGGAAATTATCGGCCTGTCCCAACCTACCATATCCAGTCATTTAAAGGTGCTGCAGAATGCAGGAATACTTGAATCCAGCAAGGATGGGTTATGGGTTAATTATCGCCTGGCGCAGGACATGGATAAAAATGCCAGGCAGATAATTGAACGTATATATGGTTCAGTAAAAGAAGATGCAGCCGTAAGGCAGGATATAAAGAAGATTACTGAAGTTGACAGGCATAAAATTTGTAAAGGATAG
- the arsB gene encoding ACR3 family arsenite efflux transporter: MEKKSSLPLFEKFLTLWVALCIVAGVAIGRFLPVVPQTLGRFEYANVSIPVAILIWLMIYPMMLKIDFASILNATKKPRGLTVTTVTNWLIKPFTMYAIAYFFLHIVFGRLISVPLANEYLAGAVLLGAAPCTAMVFVWSHLCKGDPAYTLVQVAVNDIIILFAFVPIVAFLLGLTEVFLPYNTLFLSVVLFVVIPFAAGYISRILIIKRKGIEYFENVFLQKFKHVTVIGLLLTLIIIFSFQGDIILSNPLHILLIAVPLVIQTFLIFTIAYGWARAWKLSHKVAAPGAMIGASNFFELSVAVAISLFGMQSGATLATVVGVLVEVPVMLALVSIANRTSHWFPVKKK, from the coding sequence ATGGAAAAAAAATCAAGCTTACCTTTATTTGAGAAATTTCTAACCCTATGGGTTGCCCTGTGTATTGTTGCCGGGGTAGCTATCGGGAGGTTCTTGCCGGTGGTGCCCCAGACCCTTGGCCGTTTTGAATATGCCAATGTATCCATACCGGTGGCTATTCTGATATGGCTGATGATTTATCCCATGATGTTAAAGATTGATTTTGCCAGCATCTTAAACGCTACTAAAAAACCCAGAGGCCTTACTGTTACTACAGTTACCAACTGGCTTATTAAACCCTTTACCATGTATGCTATAGCTTATTTTTTCCTGCATATTGTTTTTGGCAGGCTGATTTCAGTTCCACTGGCCAATGAGTATCTGGCCGGAGCAGTACTGCTGGGGGCAGCACCCTGTACAGCGATGGTGTTTGTCTGGAGTCACCTGTGTAAGGGAGATCCGGCCTATACCCTGGTACAGGTGGCGGTAAATGATATTATTATACTTTTTGCATTTGTGCCTATCGTGGCTTTTCTTCTGGGCTTGACCGAGGTGTTTCTGCCATACAATACCCTGTTTTTATCAGTGGTATTGTTTGTGGTAATTCCTTTTGCCGCCGGTTATATTTCCCGGATTCTGATTATAAAAAGGAAGGGAATTGAGTATTTTGAAAATGTATTTTTGCAGAAATTCAAGCATGTAACCGTAATCGGTTTGCTGCTGACTTTGATTATAATATTTTCTTTTCAGGGTGATATCATACTGTCCAACCCTTTACATATATTGCTGATTGCAGTTCCCCTGGTTATACAAACTTTCCTCATATTTACCATTGCCTATGGTTGGGCCAGAGCGTGGAAGTTATCCCATAAAGTAGCTGCTCCCGGGGCTATGATAGGGGCCAGCAATTTTTTCGAACTTTCAGTAGCAGTGGCCATATCCCTGTTTGGCATGCAGTCAGGGGCTACACTGGCTACGGTGGTGGGGGTACTGGTAGAGGTACCGGTAATGCTGGCCCTGGTAAGCATTGCTAACCGGACCAGCCACTGGTTTCCGGTTAAGAAAAAATAA